One part of the Gadus macrocephalus chromosome 8, ASM3116895v1 genome encodes these proteins:
- the LOC132462495 gene encoding uncharacterized protein LOC132462495, which produces MLKILSMLVCYYHADLRKVIVEHLGSLEIVKVNAASLEKVLCEFFEKNHIPWNNLVSMLMDLCAVMRGSKTGLEIRMHQYCPHLLDVDGDSCHHIHNAAKKFSEPFDGYLEKLFSDLQVDHQWSPDQVMYLKEIAMFLNLPASSPQRGFVPHRWLSAYDASMATHAMMPAYIVLYYGFLSTADKELYREPLELMYTKYHVNQAARARIKVVQEELNRKGMTPQGRERKKRVCQKLWHEETTTVLRLSIYKGLLTILKEYVMVFQSSQTLVHKLHDRQLELFLAFMACFVKAEHITQLSPSALREMVLEDHMLLPSKEVYVGQEADMFRSQNPNHALLVPFRADVRKAYITTAAYLQKKLPLASPTLTALSALDPLRRGHSQATIQLKRLSGMLRHLLPADQDIQRELVQFNVDLTIPSFKEGECIVEWWGHVFDKPDKYPSLSAMVKCCLSIFHGPRVESSFSWMNDAIDQRSGNMNVPTFNAIQTVKYTLQSRGKTAMQLYRMEDVKFGEVDRTLCKNINSAAATYKRQQKMNQEEKQQQQSKYGSQASGSAQQAKKQSAEEEKRARLRHVAKQRKRALETLVVQAKKKK; this is translated from the exons ATGTTGAAGATCCTCTCCATGCTCGTTTGCTACTACCATGCAGACTTGAGGAAGGTGATAGTAGAGCATTTGGGGTCCTTGGAGATCGTGAAGGTGAATGCTGCTTCTTTAGAGAAGGTGCTCTGTGAGTTCTTTGAGAAAAACCACATCCCGTGGAATAACCTTGTGAGTATGCTGATGGACTTGTGTGCTGTGATGAGGGGCAGCAAGACCGGCCTCGAGATCAGGATGCACCAATACTGTCCCCACCTGCTCGATGTTGATGGGGACTCCTGTCATCACATACACAATGCGGCAAAGAAGTTCTCAGAGCCCTTTGACGGCTACTTGGAGAAGCTGTTCAGTGATCTCCAGGTTGACCATCAGTGGAGTCCAGACCAG GTGATGTACCTCAAGGAGATAGCTATGTTTCTAAATCTCCCCGCCTCCAGCCCACAAAGGGGCTTTGTTCCTCATCGCTGGCTGTCTGCATACGATGCCAGCATGGCAACCCATGCCATGATGCCTGCGTACATAGTCCTCTATTATGGCTTCCTCTCCACTGCCGATAAGGAGCTGTATAGGGAGCCTTTGGAGCTGATGTACACCAAGTACCACGTCAACCAGGCGGCAAGAGCCCGTATCAAGGTGGTTCAGGAGGAACTCAACAGGAAAG GCATGACTCCACAAGGCCGTGAGAGAAAAAAGAGGGTATGTCAGAAGCTGTGGCATGAGGAGACGACAACAGTCTTACGGCTCAGCATCTACAAGGGTTTGCTGACTATTCTCAAGGAGTATGTCATGGTTTTCCAG AGTAGCCAGACATTGGTTCACAAACTTCACGATCGGCAGCTTGAGCTGTTCCTGGCCTTCATGGCTTGCTTTGTGAAGGCCGAACACATTACTCAG CTGTCTCCCAGTGCTCTGAGGGAGATGGTCCTGGAGGATCATATGCTGCTGCCCTCCAAGGAGGTCTATGTGGGACAGGAGGCTGACATGTTCAGGAGCCAGAATCCCAATCATGCT CTGTTGGTGCCATTCCGAGCAGACGTCAGGAAAGCCTACATCACCACTGCAGCATACCTCCAGAAGAAGCTCCCCTTGGCCAGTCCGACTCTTACAGCCCTGTCTGCTCTGGACCCTCTTCGGAGAGGCCACTCACAGGCAACCATCCAGTTGAAGAG GCTGAGTGGTATGCTGCGGCACCTATTGCCAGCAGACCAGGACATCCAGAGAGAACTTGTGCAGTTCAATGTTGACCTGACCATCCCCAGTTTCAAGGAGGGAGAGTGCATTGTTGAGTGGTGGGGTCATGTCTTTGACAAGCCAGATAAGTACCCCTCCCTGAGTGCGATGGTTAAATGTTGCCTCTCCATCTTTCACGGACCCAGGGTTGAGTCTTCTTTTAGTTGGATGAATGATGCAATTGACCAAAGGAGTGGCAACATGAATGTACCAACATTTAATGCAATCCAGACGGTCAAGTACACCCTGCAGTCCAGGGGGAAGACAGCCATGCAGCTCTACAGAATGGAGGATGTGAAGTTCGGGGAGGTGGACAGAACACTATGCAAGAACATCAACTCTGCAGCAGCCACATACAAACGCCAGCAGAAGATGAATCAGGAAGAAAAGCAGCAACAACAGAGCAAGTATGGCTCCCAAGCATCTGGCAGTGCTCAGCAGGCCAAGAAACAGTCTgctgaagaagagaaaagggcgAGGCTGAGACATGTGGCCAAACAGCGAAAGCGGGCCTTGGAGACACTGGTGGTCCAGGCAAAGAAGAAAAAATGA